The Arthrobacter sp. NicSoilC5 genome has a window encoding:
- a CDS encoding aldo/keto reductase encodes MSLSELRVFGRSGTPISPLTLGTMNFGEGTGNGQGAPTGADESIRIIHAALDAGITAVDTADVYSQGESEQVVGRALRGRRDDVFLATKFHGQMSPNPAHSGNSRRWITQAVEGSLRRLQTDRIDLYQAHRPDYNTDVLETITTLNDLIRQGKILYYGTSVFTPAQLVEAQWLATTNHLIPPLGNQVPYSMLVRGNERDVLPIAQQYGLGVLAYGPLAGGWLSGSFVLESGKPPTRVHTLPGRYDLSGPSSERKLLAADSLARLADKLELSLVDLAVGFALTHPAISSVIIGPRSEEHLQVYLRAADVQLGEAVLDAIDDLVPPGTNFVERDAGAIVPSIEFAELRRR; translated from the coding sequence ATGAGCCTGAGCGAACTGCGGGTGTTCGGACGGTCGGGAACCCCCATCAGTCCCCTCACCCTGGGGACCATGAACTTCGGCGAGGGGACCGGCAACGGCCAGGGTGCACCCACCGGCGCTGACGAGAGCATCCGCATCATCCACGCGGCACTGGACGCCGGCATCACAGCGGTTGATACCGCCGACGTCTACTCGCAGGGCGAATCGGAGCAGGTGGTGGGCCGCGCACTCCGGGGACGCCGGGACGACGTCTTCCTGGCCACCAAGTTCCACGGCCAGATGAGCCCCAACCCCGCGCATTCCGGGAACTCCCGGCGCTGGATCACGCAGGCGGTGGAGGGCAGCCTGCGCCGGCTGCAGACGGACCGGATCGACCTCTACCAGGCGCACCGGCCGGACTACAACACCGACGTCCTGGAAACTATCACCACCCTGAACGACCTCATCCGCCAGGGCAAGATCCTGTACTACGGCACCTCCGTGTTCACGCCGGCGCAGCTGGTGGAGGCACAGTGGCTGGCCACCACCAACCACCTGATCCCGCCGCTGGGAAACCAGGTTCCGTATTCCATGCTGGTCCGCGGCAATGAACGCGACGTGCTGCCGATTGCCCAGCAGTACGGCCTGGGTGTCCTTGCCTACGGCCCCCTGGCGGGCGGCTGGCTTTCCGGCAGCTTCGTGCTGGAATCGGGCAAGCCGCCCACCCGCGTCCATACGCTTCCCGGCCGGTACGACCTGTCCGGACCGTCCAGTGAGCGGAAGCTGCTCGCCGCAGACTCATTGGCCCGCCTGGCGGACAAGCTGGAGCTGTCCCTGGTGGACCTGGCCGTGGGATTCGCCCTGACCCACCCCGCCATCAGCAGCGTGATCATCGGCCCCCGCAGCGAAGAACACCTTCAGGTGTACCTCCGCGCGGCCGACGTCCAGCTGGGCGAGGCAGTGCTGGACGCCATTGACGACCTGGTGCCCCCGGGCACCAACTTCGTGGAACGGGATGCAGGCGCCATTGTGCCGTCCATCGAGTTCGCCGAATTACGACGACGGTAG
- a CDS encoding GAF and ANTAR domain-containing protein: MGILSSDEQFVQLHDLIIGSSNVADFLSELSVVAASTLSDAAGVFIECGVTLRRRKRSATIAGSSERAAVLDKLEQVLGEGPCIASLDAMQPMVLSDVHTDTRWPDYQKVLAENGCRSVLGVPLALDRNQAAALNFFAAEPDVFAPNVIRTAEGFADLAGRALRLALRIADAQNLADDLKAAMANRTTIDLACGVIMAQNRCTQDEAMALLTKASSHRNQKLRDLAAEVLGRVSDGPVTTHFDP, encoded by the coding sequence ATGGGCATCCTCAGCAGCGATGAACAGTTCGTCCAGTTGCACGACCTCATCATCGGCAGCAGCAACGTCGCTGACTTCCTGTCCGAGCTTTCCGTTGTGGCCGCGTCAACGCTCAGCGATGCGGCGGGTGTCTTCATCGAATGCGGGGTCACGCTCCGCCGCCGCAAGCGCAGCGCGACCATTGCCGGCAGCAGCGAACGGGCCGCCGTGCTGGACAAGCTGGAACAGGTCCTCGGGGAGGGGCCGTGCATCGCATCCCTGGACGCAATGCAGCCCATGGTCCTCTCCGACGTCCACACCGATACCCGCTGGCCCGACTACCAGAAGGTGCTGGCAGAAAACGGCTGCCGCAGCGTGCTGGGCGTGCCCTTGGCACTGGACCGGAACCAGGCAGCCGCGCTGAACTTCTTCGCCGCGGAGCCTGATGTCTTTGCCCCCAACGTCATCCGCACGGCGGAGGGATTTGCGGACCTTGCCGGCCGGGCGCTGAGGCTGGCCCTGCGGATCGCGGACGCACAGAACCTGGCGGATGACCTGAAGGCCGCCATGGCGAACCGCACCACGATCGACCTTGCCTGCGGGGTGATCATGGCGCAGAACCGGTGTACCCAGGATGAAGCCATGGCCTTGCTCACGAAAGCGTCCAGCCACCGGAACCAGAAGCTGCGGGACCTGGCCGCTGAAGTCCTTGGCCGGGTCAGCGACGGGCCGGTGACCACGCACTTCGATCCGTAG
- the malQ gene encoding 4-alpha-glucanotransferase, which produces MTASDQQHAARPTRPADPPAAAPGPVDPHLLQRLADAHGVGTSFQGWDGLPHSVAEATLIKVLAALGVEAHTNQHIEAALAEVELAPWRRMLPAAVVIKQGEPAQVPVHVRDGATASLTIALEGGAGSREAVQQDIWIQPREVDGVSTGRATFSLPEDLPLGWHTLHAESEGATASAVLVVTPARLATAKPLEERRGWGLATQLYSVRSKRSWGIGDFADLADLAAISGARGADYVLVNPLHAAEPVPPVQPSPYSPSTRRFFNPLYIRIEAIPELAYLRPRKRAALEKLHEEVAGLNRDGVRLDRDAVYAAKLQALEMLYHTRRSPSRQAAFEEFCRISGSGLDDFALWSAIREDLAPGDPLWVDPACAIGTPEAEALREKLADRIGFHRWLQWICDEQLENAQQAALRSGMRLGVVHDLAVGVDHNSADAWTLGRVLAPDTSVGAPPDMYNQQGQDWGQPPWHPARLAEAGYQPFRNMLANVLRHAGGIRVDHILGLFRLWWIPMGNAPGDGAYVRYDHEALIGILALEAHRAGAVVIGEDLGTFEPWVRDYLAARGILGTSILWFEYDGDSPLAPEKYRTQALASVNTHDLPPTAGYLAGDHVGLRSRLGLLERSEEEERAEHNASLEKMFALLRERGYLSEGAAGGAGAQSAEEHTIEALHLLLAQAPSVLLGVALVDAVGERRVQNQPGTTEALYPNWQVPLGGPDGRPVYLDDLPGNRRFNALLAAVEGSLHGS; this is translated from the coding sequence ATGACGGCTTCAGACCAGCAGCACGCAGCACGGCCAACGAGGCCGGCAGACCCTCCTGCCGCTGCCCCGGGGCCGGTGGATCCGCACCTGCTGCAGCGGCTGGCCGACGCGCATGGCGTGGGCACGTCCTTCCAGGGCTGGGACGGGCTTCCGCATTCCGTTGCCGAAGCAACCCTGATCAAGGTGCTGGCAGCGCTCGGAGTCGAGGCGCACACCAACCAGCACATCGAGGCAGCCCTCGCGGAGGTGGAACTGGCGCCCTGGCGACGGATGCTGCCGGCCGCCGTCGTCATCAAACAGGGTGAACCGGCGCAGGTGCCGGTCCATGTGCGGGACGGTGCCACCGCGAGCCTCACCATCGCCCTTGAAGGGGGAGCCGGATCCCGGGAGGCGGTCCAGCAGGACATCTGGATCCAGCCCCGGGAGGTGGACGGCGTCTCCACCGGACGTGCCACGTTCTCCCTTCCCGAGGACCTGCCGTTGGGCTGGCACACCCTGCATGCGGAGTCGGAAGGCGCCACGGCCAGCGCTGTCCTGGTGGTCACACCGGCCCGGCTGGCCACGGCAAAGCCGCTGGAGGAGCGCCGCGGCTGGGGGCTGGCCACGCAACTGTATTCGGTCCGGTCCAAGCGGTCATGGGGCATCGGCGACTTCGCGGACCTGGCGGACCTGGCGGCCATCAGCGGTGCACGCGGGGCCGACTATGTGCTGGTCAACCCGCTGCACGCGGCGGAGCCGGTCCCGCCCGTCCAGCCCTCGCCCTACTCGCCGTCCACCCGCCGGTTCTTCAACCCCCTGTACATCCGCATCGAGGCCATCCCCGAGCTGGCGTACCTCCGGCCCCGGAAACGGGCGGCGCTGGAAAAGCTGCACGAGGAAGTGGCCGGCCTGAACAGGGACGGTGTGCGGCTGGACCGGGACGCCGTCTACGCGGCCAAGCTGCAGGCACTGGAGATGCTCTACCACACGCGGCGTTCACCTTCCCGGCAAGCCGCCTTCGAGGAGTTCTGCCGCATCTCCGGCAGCGGCCTGGACGATTTTGCGCTCTGGTCCGCCATCCGCGAGGACCTGGCCCCCGGTGATCCGTTGTGGGTGGATCCGGCGTGCGCCATCGGAACCCCGGAGGCGGAGGCGCTGCGGGAGAAGCTGGCGGACCGGATCGGGTTCCACCGCTGGCTGCAGTGGATCTGCGATGAGCAGCTGGAAAACGCCCAGCAGGCGGCCCTCCGCTCCGGGATGCGGTTGGGCGTGGTGCACGACCTCGCGGTCGGCGTAGACCACAACAGTGCCGACGCGTGGACCCTGGGCCGTGTGCTGGCGCCGGATACCAGCGTGGGCGCGCCGCCGGACATGTACAACCAGCAGGGCCAGGACTGGGGCCAGCCGCCATGGCATCCCGCCCGCCTGGCCGAAGCCGGCTACCAACCGTTCCGCAACATGCTGGCCAACGTGCTGCGACACGCCGGCGGCATCCGCGTGGACCACATCCTGGGCCTGTTCCGGCTGTGGTGGATCCCCATGGGAAATGCGCCCGGGGACGGTGCCTACGTCCGGTACGACCACGAGGCCCTGATCGGCATCCTGGCCCTTGAGGCGCACCGGGCCGGTGCCGTGGTGATCGGAGAGGACCTGGGTACCTTCGAGCCCTGGGTGCGTGACTACCTCGCGGCCCGCGGCATCCTGGGCACGTCAATCCTGTGGTTTGAGTACGACGGCGATTCGCCCCTTGCACCGGAAAAGTACCGTACACAGGCGCTCGCCAGCGTGAACACCCACGACCTTCCGCCCACGGCCGGGTACCTTGCCGGCGACCATGTGGGGCTGCGGAGCCGGCTGGGGCTGCTGGAGCGGTCTGAGGAGGAAGAACGAGCCGAGCACAACGCGTCGCTGGAGAAGATGTTTGCCCTGCTGCGCGAACGCGGGTACCTCTCCGAGGGGGCAGCCGGCGGAGCCGGCGCGCAGTCGGCGGAGGAGCACACCATCGAGGCGCTGCACCTCCTGCTGGCCCAGGCACCGTCTGTACTGCTCGGTGTGGCACTGGTGGACGCGGTGGGGGAGCGGCGGGTGCAGAACCAGCCCGGAACAACGGAAGCCCTGTATCCAAACTGGCAGGTTCCGCTGGGCGGGCCGGACGGCAGGCCGGTTTACCTGGACGACCTCCCCGGCAATAGGCGCTTCAACGCACTGCTCGCTGCCGTGGAGGGATCCCTGCACGGGTCCTGA
- a CDS encoding alpha-amylase family glycosyl hydrolase, which translates to MLFRTPPGAPPRAHLPAGPAGTPHPPATQPPRKRFAVRSAAGLLAAAVAVSAAILPAQAAPNGPGSNGPGSNGPASRNQGAAPALHSLRGPVTDENFYFVMADRFSNGSTANDQGGLGPDPMVSGFDPTKKGFYNGGDLAGLRNKIDYIQGLGTTSIWLTPSFKNKAVQPEDKSAGYHGYWVTDFTQIDPHLGTNDELKALIDEAHARGMKVYFDIITNHTADVIGYQEGDRKGYVSKDAAPYKTASGEPFDDRDYAGTGTFPQLDANTSFPYKPVLAPGEENLKVPAWLNDSTLYHNRGDTTFTGEDSMYGDFFGLDDLFTENPKVVHGMEDIYKSWIGDFGVDGFRIDTMKHVNNEFWQEFGPNVLSYAKEHGKDEFFMFGEVFDTTKSFTSQFTTRNKMQAVLDFPFQDAARNFASRSQDAKALQTFFAGDDWYTDADSNVYELPTFLGNHDMGRIGSFIAQDNPAAGDAEKVARGELAHELMYFSRGNPVVYYGDEQGFTGPGGDQDARQTLFASKVPEYLDDDLLGTDATHATDNFNPGHPLYAKIKELAALTKEHPALRNGAHQHRYASDGPGIYAFSRTDAQDQREYVVALNNSAQPQTAEVPTYIAKRSYTRIYGEGADEAKTSEDAKLTVTVPPLSAVVYESSGRIPHSKAAPAVALQQPAAAPSDNGRINVTADVDGSSFYEVTFEARTAGGQWQPIGTDDTAPYQVFHDVAALDAGTPLEYRATVLDNGGHTATSQSRQASVPAPVLTLQKPAEGSSVEGKVELSATADPEKASYVVTFERSVNGGDWTAVGTDSSSPVYSATDDVSTLADGTKVQYRAVMAGTGFSVTSGTRTVTIGQAPQPDSVTVAGSLNQAMGCTAQWDPTCQQAKMVLDPADRIWRLTADLPAGKYEYKAALNGGWDENYGSDGQLNGQNIVLDHPGGPVTFRYDNSTHLLSAVYASQQPSAVAAAGSMDSELGCATDWEPACQQAQLVLDPADLVWKLTVPDLAAGSYEFKAALNKSWDISYGAGGATPGANIVFEHDGGPVTFRYDHFTHVITAG; encoded by the coding sequence TTGTTATTCCGCACCCCTCCCGGCGCGCCCCCACGCGCCCACCTGCCGGCAGGTCCGGCGGGGACACCGCATCCCCCAGCCACCCAGCCACCCCGGAAACGCTTTGCTGTCCGGTCCGCCGCCGGCCTCCTGGCGGCCGCCGTGGCCGTCTCCGCAGCAATCCTCCCGGCCCAGGCCGCCCCCAACGGTCCCGGCTCCAACGGTCCCGGTTCCAACGGCCCCGCCAGCAGGAACCAGGGAGCCGCGCCCGCCCTGCATTCGCTGCGTGGTCCCGTGACGGATGAAAACTTCTACTTCGTCATGGCGGACCGGTTCAGCAACGGCAGTACCGCCAACGACCAGGGCGGCCTTGGCCCCGATCCCATGGTCTCCGGCTTCGACCCCACGAAAAAAGGCTTCTACAACGGCGGCGATCTGGCAGGCCTCCGGAACAAGATCGACTACATCCAGGGCCTGGGCACCACGTCGATCTGGCTGACCCCCAGCTTCAAGAACAAGGCAGTCCAACCGGAGGACAAGTCAGCCGGCTACCACGGCTACTGGGTCACCGACTTCACCCAAATCGATCCGCACCTGGGAACCAATGACGAACTCAAGGCCCTGATCGACGAGGCCCACGCACGCGGCATGAAGGTCTACTTCGACATCATCACCAACCACACCGCTGACGTCATCGGCTACCAGGAGGGCGACCGCAAGGGCTACGTGTCCAAGGACGCCGCCCCATACAAGACGGCCTCCGGCGAACCCTTCGATGACCGCGACTACGCCGGCACCGGGACCTTCCCCCAGTTGGACGCGAACACCTCATTCCCTTACAAGCCCGTCCTGGCACCCGGCGAAGAAAACCTCAAAGTGCCGGCCTGGCTGAACGACTCCACCCTGTACCACAACCGGGGCGACACCACCTTTACCGGCGAGGACTCCATGTACGGGGACTTCTTCGGCCTCGATGACCTGTTCACCGAAAACCCCAAAGTAGTGCACGGCATGGAGGACATCTACAAGTCCTGGATCGGCGACTTCGGCGTGGACGGCTTCCGGATCGACACCATGAAGCATGTCAACAACGAATTCTGGCAGGAATTCGGCCCCAACGTGCTCAGCTACGCCAAAGAGCACGGCAAGGACGAGTTCTTCATGTTCGGCGAGGTCTTCGACACCACCAAGAGCTTCACGTCCCAGTTCACCACCCGCAACAAGATGCAGGCAGTCCTGGACTTCCCCTTCCAGGATGCGGCCCGCAACTTCGCGTCCAGGAGCCAGGACGCCAAGGCGCTGCAAACCTTCTTCGCCGGCGACGACTGGTACACCGACGCCGACTCCAACGTCTACGAGCTCCCCACCTTCCTGGGCAACCACGACATGGGCCGCATCGGCAGCTTCATTGCCCAGGACAACCCGGCTGCCGGCGACGCCGAGAAGGTGGCCCGGGGCGAGCTGGCCCACGAGCTGATGTACTTCTCCCGCGGCAACCCGGTGGTCTACTACGGCGACGAGCAGGGCTTCACCGGCCCCGGCGGCGACCAGGACGCCCGCCAGACGCTCTTCGCCAGCAAGGTGCCGGAGTACCTTGACGATGACCTGCTGGGCACCGATGCCACGCACGCCACGGACAACTTCAACCCGGGCCACCCCCTGTACGCCAAGATCAAGGAGCTGGCTGCCCTGACCAAAGAGCACCCGGCGCTGCGGAACGGCGCCCACCAGCACCGCTACGCCTCGGACGGCCCCGGCATCTACGCCTTCTCCCGCACGGACGCCCAGGACCAGCGCGAATACGTGGTGGCCCTGAACAACAGCGCCCAGCCACAGACGGCCGAAGTCCCCACCTACATTGCCAAGCGCAGCTACACGCGCATCTACGGCGAAGGGGCCGACGAAGCCAAAACCTCGGAGGACGCCAAGCTGACGGTCACTGTGCCGCCGCTCTCCGCCGTCGTCTACGAATCCTCGGGGCGGATCCCGCACTCAAAGGCTGCACCCGCCGTCGCCCTCCAGCAGCCGGCCGCAGCCCCCAGTGACAACGGGCGCATCAACGTGACGGCCGACGTCGACGGTTCTTCGTTCTACGAGGTCACCTTCGAGGCCCGCACGGCAGGCGGCCAGTGGCAGCCGATCGGCACGGACGACACCGCCCCCTACCAGGTGTTCCATGACGTCGCGGCCCTGGACGCAGGGACGCCCCTGGAGTACCGCGCCACGGTGCTGGACAACGGCGGCCACACCGCCACCAGCCAGAGCCGCCAAGCCAGCGTCCCCGCGCCCGTCCTGACCCTGCAGAAGCCGGCCGAAGGCAGCAGCGTGGAAGGAAAGGTGGAACTTAGCGCCACCGCCGATCCGGAGAAGGCCAGCTACGTAGTGACCTTTGAGCGCAGCGTGAACGGCGGAGACTGGACGGCGGTGGGCACGGATTCGTCGTCGCCCGTGTACTCGGCAACCGATGATGTCTCCACGCTGGCCGACGGCACGAAAGTCCAGTACCGGGCCGTCATGGCCGGCACGGGCTTCAGCGTCACCAGCGGCACCAGGACCGTCACGATAGGCCAGGCGCCGCAGCCGGACTCGGTGACGGTGGCCGGATCACTGAACCAGGCCATGGGCTGCACCGCGCAGTGGGATCCCACGTGCCAGCAGGCCAAAATGGTCCTGGACCCGGCGGACCGCATCTGGCGGCTGACCGCCGACCTGCCGGCCGGGAAGTACGAGTACAAGGCAGCGCTCAACGGCGGCTGGGACGAAAACTACGGTTCCGACGGCCAGCTGAATGGCCAGAACATCGTGCTGGACCACCCCGGCGGACCGGTCACGTTCCGCTACGACAACAGCACGCACCTGCTCAGCGCCGTCTACGCGTCGCAGCAGCCGTCCGCCGTGGCGGCGGCCGGAAGCATGGACAGCGAGCTGGGCTGCGCCACCGACTGGGAGCCCGCCTGCCAGCAGGCCCAGCTGGTCCTGGACCCGGCAGACCTCGTCTGGAAGCTCACCGTGCCTGACCTGGCGGCAGGGAGCTACGAGTTCAAGGCGGCCCTCAACAAGTCATGGGACATCAGCTACGGGGCCGGCGGGGCAACACCCGGAGCCAACATCGTGTTTGAGCACGACGGCGGCCCGGTCACCTTCCGCTACGACCACTTCACCCACGTGATCACCGCAGGCTAG
- a CDS encoding beta-propeller fold lactonase family protein produces MTNGAATNNRASNILWIGTYTPDGGGRADGIGAVRAHQDGSLEWLGTAVEAQSPSFVAVHPTLPVVYAAAEQRRKVRAYRRHGEAALEPYGEPQPAGEATCHVAVDPHGRFVTAACWGDGQVLLYELDSDGGMAGRFPAAPSVDPHAALSPGSPRQSRAHASLMLQDGRVMTTDLGHDTLRIWTYQPGAGLVADHEVVLPFGCGPRHLVEHPNGNVFIVSEYSVEVFVVRPEAGTYELVFRGPATAGGSQQGDSAAEICLGPRGNFAYAGVRGSNLISVLEVAGDGTELVPVKDFDSGGNWPRHHVVRGNWLHVAHERSHNIATFELDPITGLPGRVLHTLHAASPTALVAAG; encoded by the coding sequence ATGACCAACGGCGCAGCCACCAACAATCGGGCCAGCAACATCCTGTGGATCGGCACGTATACCCCCGACGGCGGCGGCCGTGCGGACGGCATCGGCGCTGTCCGCGCGCACCAGGACGGCAGCCTGGAATGGTTGGGAACGGCTGTCGAGGCTCAATCGCCGTCGTTCGTTGCTGTACACCCGACCCTTCCTGTGGTGTACGCGGCGGCTGAGCAGCGCAGGAAGGTCCGGGCCTACCGCCGGCACGGCGAGGCCGCCCTGGAACCCTACGGGGAACCGCAGCCGGCCGGTGAGGCCACCTGCCATGTTGCCGTTGACCCGCACGGCCGCTTTGTCACGGCCGCGTGCTGGGGCGACGGGCAGGTCCTCCTCTACGAGCTGGATTCCGACGGCGGCATGGCCGGGCGGTTCCCCGCCGCACCGTCGGTTGATCCCCACGCGGCCCTTTCTCCCGGCAGCCCGCGGCAAAGCCGCGCCCACGCCAGCCTGATGCTCCAGGACGGCCGCGTGATGACCACAGACCTGGGCCATGACACCCTCCGCATCTGGACCTACCAGCCGGGCGCCGGGCTGGTGGCGGACCACGAGGTGGTCCTCCCCTTCGGCTGCGGCCCGCGGCACCTGGTGGAGCACCCGAACGGGAACGTCTTCATCGTGTCGGAGTACTCCGTGGAAGTCTTCGTGGTCCGTCCCGAGGCCGGCACCTACGAGCTGGTATTCCGGGGACCTGCAACAGCGGGAGGAAGCCAGCAAGGCGACTCCGCCGCCGAGATCTGCCTGGGCCCGCGGGGGAACTTCGCCTATGCCGGCGTCCGCGGCTCCAACCTCATCAGCGTCCTGGAGGTTGCCGGGGATGGCACCGAACTGGTCCCCGTCAAGGACTTTGACAGCGGCGGGAACTGGCCGCGCCACCACGTGGTCCGCGGAAACTGGCTCCATGTGGCGCACGAACGATCACACAACATCGCGACCTTTGAACTGGATCCCATCACCGGCCTTCCCGGACGGGTGCTGCACACCCTGCATGCAGCCTCGCCCACCGCGCTGGTAGCCGCCGGCTAG
- a CDS encoding putative protein N(5)-glutamine methyltransferase: protein MPAAHGQSPQLGYDQIVSQLRSAGCVFAEDEARLLLAEGAGPAELSRNIQQRVEGVPLEHILGWAEFAGGRVVVEPGVFVPRRRTELLVNAALDLLAEDALALPADAALPAPPVVVDLCCGSGAVGTAILRHAPQVELHAADIEPAAVRCARRNLEPLGGHVHAGDLFAALPAALPGRVRVLAVNAPYVPTRAIRTMPPEARLYEPAASLDGGPDGLDFHRRVAAEGVHWLAPHGHLLIETSEQQAAGTSGILAAAGFAVRTVRSEELDGTVVVGRLPAQGVGAA from the coding sequence TTGCCGGCTGCTCACGGCCAATCCCCGCAGCTGGGCTACGACCAGATCGTCTCCCAGTTGCGTTCCGCAGGCTGTGTTTTCGCCGAAGATGAGGCCCGGCTCCTCCTCGCTGAGGGCGCCGGCCCCGCGGAACTGTCACGCAATATCCAGCAGCGGGTGGAAGGCGTCCCCCTCGAGCACATCCTGGGCTGGGCTGAATTTGCCGGCGGCCGCGTGGTGGTTGAGCCCGGCGTTTTCGTGCCGCGGCGACGCACGGAACTCCTGGTCAACGCGGCCCTGGACCTGCTGGCGGAGGACGCCCTGGCCCTCCCGGCGGATGCCGCACTGCCGGCACCCCCGGTGGTGGTGGATCTCTGCTGCGGATCCGGGGCCGTGGGAACCGCCATCCTTCGCCATGCCCCGCAGGTGGAGCTGCATGCAGCGGATATCGAGCCTGCTGCCGTAAGGTGTGCCCGGCGGAACCTGGAACCCCTGGGCGGCCATGTCCATGCGGGTGACCTGTTCGCAGCCCTCCCCGCCGCGCTGCCCGGCCGGGTCCGGGTGCTCGCGGTCAACGCTCCGTACGTCCCTACGCGTGCAATTCGCACCATGCCGCCGGAAGCCCGCCTGTACGAACCCGCTGCCTCGCTCGACGGAGGCCCGGATGGCCTGGACTTCCACCGACGGGTCGCCGCCGAAGGCGTTCACTGGCTGGCTCCCCACGGTCATCTGCTGATCGAGACCAGTGAGCAGCAGGCAGCCGGGACCTCCGGCATCTTGGCCGCAGCCGGGTTCGCGGTTCGTACTGTGCGGTCGGAAGAACTGGACGGGACGGTGGTCGTCGGACGCCTGCCGGCCCAAGGTGTGGGCGCGGCGTAA
- a CDS encoding recombinase family protein translates to MQKPRSAAIYARISSDQTGEALGVTRQLEDCRKLAADHGWTVGEEYVDNDISAFKGKPRPQYQRMLDDLAGGYRDAVIVYNMDRLTRQPMELEQFTKLCELAGVTQVKSVTADIDLGNDDGLFMARILAAIASKESGRKSQRLQRKARQTAEQGLPNGGHHRPFGYEQDRMMVNEAEAEILRQAVARFLAGESSRSICVWLNEEGVQTTAGGQWQTMTLNAILKSGRIAGLREHKGIVVADAQWPAIITREQRQQILGHFETKRRTNARAPRRYVLSGLLRCGKCGNKLFSAIRVDTRRYVCLSGPDHGGCGGIAIVAAPLEEFLAAGVLMRLDTIELSETLKGRRAADDRQSTLLESLEDDRNQMKELSELWAAKDISSAEWKAARGPIEARIKATERQLVQASNSTALDGLIGTGSQLKEQWETLNLDRQAAIIKAVLDYATILPGTPGARSLDPARIQPVWQL, encoded by the coding sequence ATGCAAAAGCCCCGCTCGGCCGCGATCTACGCCCGCATCTCCTCAGACCAGACGGGGGAGGCCCTGGGCGTGACACGCCAGCTGGAGGACTGCCGGAAACTCGCCGCCGATCATGGCTGGACCGTGGGTGAGGAGTACGTGGACAACGACATCAGCGCCTTCAAAGGAAAGCCGCGGCCGCAGTACCAGCGGATGCTCGATGATCTTGCCGGAGGCTACCGTGACGCCGTAATCGTCTACAACATGGACCGGTTGACCCGGCAGCCGATGGAGCTGGAACAGTTCACCAAGCTGTGTGAACTGGCTGGGGTGACACAGGTCAAATCCGTGACAGCGGACATCGATCTTGGCAATGATGACGGCCTGTTCATGGCCCGCATCCTGGCAGCGATTGCCTCCAAAGAATCCGGCCGGAAGTCCCAGCGCCTCCAGCGCAAGGCGCGTCAAACCGCAGAACAAGGACTACCGAACGGCGGACACCACCGCCCCTTCGGATATGAGCAGGACCGCATGATGGTCAACGAGGCCGAGGCGGAAATTCTTCGGCAGGCCGTGGCCCGGTTCCTCGCCGGGGAATCATCACGTTCCATCTGTGTGTGGCTGAACGAGGAAGGCGTACAGACCACTGCTGGTGGTCAGTGGCAGACGATGACGCTGAACGCGATACTCAAATCCGGGCGAATCGCAGGACTGCGGGAACACAAGGGAATCGTCGTTGCGGACGCCCAGTGGCCCGCTATCATCACACGTGAACAGCGACAGCAGATTCTTGGCCATTTCGAAACCAAGAGGCGCACGAACGCCCGCGCCCCGCGCCGCTACGTCCTCTCCGGGCTCCTTCGCTGCGGCAAATGCGGAAACAAACTATTCTCCGCCATTCGCGTCGACACCCGCCGCTACGTCTGCCTGTCTGGGCCCGACCACGGCGGTTGCGGTGGCATCGCGATCGTCGCCGCCCCACTGGAAGAGTTTCTTGCCGCAGGCGTTCTTATGCGCCTGGACACCATCGAGTTGTCCGAAACGCTGAAAGGCCGCCGCGCAGCCGACGACCGACAAAGCACCTTGCTTGAGTCGCTGGAAGATGACCGGAACCAGATGAAGGAGCTTTCTGAACTATGGGCAGCGAAAGACATCTCGAGCGCGGAGTGGAAGGCCGCCCGCGGTCCCATCGAAGCCAGAATCAAAGCCACCGAACGGCAGCTGGTGCAGGCATCCAACTCAACAGCACTTGATGGCCTGATCGGCACCGGCAGCCAGCTGAAGGAACAGTGGGAAACGCTGAACCTTGACCGGCAGGCCGCGATCATCAAGGCCGTTTTGGACTATGCGACCATCCTGCCCGGAACACCTGGGGCACGGTCACTGGACCCGGCCCGGATTCAGCCCGTGTGGCAGCTATGA
- a CDS encoding DUF222 domain-containing protein, whose amino-acid sequence MTGTGTFAFTGPVPAATLRKVACDADIIPALLGTTGEILDLGRKTRLFTPAQRTALTTRDQGCAFPNCTTPRTLVRSPPHHLLVPRRAHHHQQRR is encoded by the coding sequence GTGACAGGTACGGGGACCTTCGCCTTCACCGGACCCGTCCCCGCCGCCACGCTCCGCAAAGTCGCCTGCGACGCCGACATCATCCCCGCCCTCCTGGGCACCACCGGCGAAATCCTCGACCTCGGCCGCAAAACCCGCCTCTTCACCCCCGCCCAACGCACCGCCCTCACCACCCGCGACCAAGGCTGCGCCTTCCCCAACTGCACCACCCCCCGCACCCTGGTGCGAAGCCCACCACATCACCTACTGGTCCCACGGCGGGCCCACCACCACCAACAACGGCGCTAA